The following coding sequences lie in one Candidatus Thorarchaeota archaeon genomic window:
- a CDS encoding MBL fold metallo-hydrolase, producing the protein MSLPREVHCVPLPTGLPVGPVNAYLIDGDPITLVDTGLKSDESWQALQHHLAQTGHTVADVRQILITHGHVDHAGQAARIVAAQKTEGLTPAQVYIHTGDLERVSDYDAYMEARADAYVRVARESGVSQSGLMLPSPSMIIRYFRGMGESLESVVGINDGTSFNTGIGPLEAVWTPGHSFGSTCYVSREHGLLFSGDHVLSDISSNPSIDFDSFQDIAMLVYLRSLERLREFDGYTVLPGHRDIIRRLVSRIDELIDDYERKFDQARQALRPTPLSVYQMSRVLYGDYGFGQMILALAETNDILKVLERRGQARLEVKSGVLTARLPDTV; encoded by the coding sequence ATGAGTCTGCCAAGAGAAGTGCACTGTGTACCGCTCCCAACAGGACTGCCAGTTGGCCCTGTCAATGCCTACTTGATTGATGGCGATCCAATCACCCTTGTGGACACCGGTCTCAAGAGCGATGAGTCATGGCAAGCTCTCCAGCATCACTTGGCACAGACTGGACATACTGTTGCGGACGTGCGACAGATTCTCATCACGCATGGCCATGTAGACCATGCCGGTCAAGCCGCAAGGATTGTGGCCGCCCAGAAGACAGAGGGACTGACGCCCGCGCAGGTATACATTCACACGGGTGACCTTGAACGAGTCTCAGATTACGATGCGTACATGGAAGCGAGGGCCGACGCGTATGTGAGGGTTGCTAGAGAGTCGGGCGTGTCACAGAGTGGTCTCATGCTGCCATCCCCATCCATGATCATCCGATACTTCCGCGGCATGGGGGAGTCTCTGGAGAGTGTGGTCGGCATCAATGACGGGACGTCCTTCAACACAGGGATTGGGCCCTTGGAGGCCGTATGGACTCCGGGTCACTCGTTTGGGTCAACATGCTATGTCAGCCGCGAACACGGTCTGCTCTTCAGTGGGGACCATGTCTTGTCGGACATCAGCTCGAATCCAAGCATTGACTTTGACTCATTTCAGGACATCGCAATGCTCGTGTACCTGCGTTCGCTTGAGCGGCTTCGTGAGTTCGACGGCTACACGGTCCTGCCGGGACACCGTGACATCATACGTCGGCTTGTCTCACGAATAGACGAGCTCATCGACGACTATGAACGCAAGTTTGACCAGGCAAGACAAGCACTCCGACCAACCCCACTGAGTGTCTATCAGATGTCACGAGTGCTGTATGGCGACTACGGATTCGGACAGATGATACTTGCTCTGGCCGAGACAAATGACATCCTGAAGGTGCTTGAGCGCAGAGGTCAGGCACGGCTCGAAGTCAAGTCCGGCGTGCTGACAGCAAGACTCCCAGACACTGTATGA